Within Bos mutus isolate GX-2022 chromosome 24, NWIPB_WYAK_1.1, whole genome shotgun sequence, the genomic segment ACTGTGACACCTGTAGTTCTGGTTTAttacagcaaaaggactcagacTAAAATCAATCAAGGGAAGAGATATGCAGAGCCCAGGAGAATTCCAAATGCTCAGCTCCCAGTGGTCTTCTCCACGGGCAGTGTTGCTTCCTGGTAAGATGTGACAGTGTGCACAGACTATTGCCTGCCAGAGTAGTGTCTCCCCTTGCTTGCTAGCTGTAGCTTTTGCTGGGAACCTGTCCCCTAGCTACTGTCCACTGCTCCTAGGCCGATCTCAGTTTCCAAAGTTTGTCTAGAGGCCAGGCTGATAACACCTGACCCCAAGACCCCAGGTAAACGAGGCAGGACATCCTAAGGACTTAGAGATTACCTCCCAGGAGCTGAGGACCAAGGCCAGACCTCTTTTGGGACAAAATTAAATTCTTTACTATACAAGggccattaattattttttttaacctaatgagGGAGTACCTGTCTCTCAGGGCCATTGTGAACATTGAATAAAACATTGGATCAAAAATTTTTTCTgtggccttctctggtggtccagtggctaagactccatgcaaacaaatatttaaaaaacaatttttttttctggtgtccATGGTAGCTAGTAATGGTAAAGCTGAGATTCGAACTCAGCACTTTTCTAATTCCAAAGCCAGTAGTCTATTTGTGTTGTGTTTATATCAATCGAAActgcaaataaaaatggaataaggaaattccctggcagtccagtggttaggactctcacGGCCagggacccaagtttgatccctatttggggaacgaagatcctgcaagctacatggtgtagccaaaaaataaaagggaatgagAAGTGTCTATTCTATTTGACATATAAATTATTGGTAGTAGAGTATTAGAGGCTACCACTAAAACTATATTACAGAGAATTGAGGAGtgtttgggaagatgagaaaatggagagattTGAGAATTAGACTACTATTCTAAAAGTTTTGTCTggggaaatagaaaatgaagatgTAGCTAGAAGGGATACAAGATTAAagatatgttttgatttttttttaaatgagagccTTTTGAGCATGTACTTACAGTGACTGTACTAGTCTCTTTGcatatatctcatttaattctcacttcTGTTAGAGCAGTTATTGTGTTTTGCTCTAGAACAGAATTTAGTGAGCTTCTCTAAATTTTCAAGCTGTATTTTGCaaaaaaccaaggctcagagaggtatgTAATGTTGGTGGTAAAATGGAGTTAAAAGGTATACCTGCTgcataggattgttgtgagggttaaatgggACAGTCTCTGTGAACTGAGATGTCCACTTTGGAGTCTTAAGGGGAGCCCCCTGTCTTCAgagcagtgcttggcacacagtagcaCTCGGTAAAAGTGTGAGCTATTGCTGCATGCTTCAAATCTCATTCATGTTTAATAAAAATGAGTTTCATGAAACTTGGGAGAAAGCTACACCAGTACTTTCCTATTTCTTCAAAACTTCCTTTTTCGTAGATGTTTTTTGTGACATTGGAAATACAGTTTACATGTATaacataacccagataatcattcTACGTTGAGATGTTTTTACTCACTAACTTTAGGTGTCATGAGTCCTTTTCTTTACTTTGTGCTTTATGCCTTCAGTTTTGctttatgttcttttcttttcaattctaGAGTTAAACCGCCACCATGTCGAGCAAAAAGGCAAAGACCAAGACCAAGAAGCGCCCCCAGCGTGCGACCTCCAACGTGTTCGCCATGTTTGACCAGTCCCAGATTCAGGAGTTCAAGGAGGCCTTCAACATGATCGACCAGAACAGGGATGGGTTCATCGACAAGGAAGACTTGCATGACATGCTTGCTTCTCTAGGTAGACTCTTATGTTCTTAATATGCCTGCCTCCTCCAACATAAACATTAATCAGCATTTTATGAATTAATGTTTGTGTGATGTGCAATTATCCATCTCAGAGGCCTGTTGAGAGATGTTGGGTGGGAGATGCCCTACTGAAGTAGGGCCAGTCACAAGAGGATATGCCTGCAGGGGTGTGGGCCTGGCAGCCTCTCTGGCTGGGCACGTTCCATTCCTGTGGCTAAATATGATAAGTCCACTAGGTGAAAAACCAGGGAATGGCTAGGTGACAGAAAACCAGAATCTTAAACAAAAGTGGCTAATAATATagtatatgctatgctatgctattctaagtcacttcagtcatgtccgactctgtgtgaccccatagacggtagcccaccatgctccctcgtccctgggattctccaggcaagaacactggagtgggttgccatttccttctccaatgcatgaagtgaaaagtgaaagtgaagtcgctcagtcgtgcccgactcttagcaaccccatggactgcagcctaccaggctcctccgtccatgggattttccaggcaagagtactggagtggggtgccattgccttctccaataataataTAGTGTACTAAGTAGTAAAGGTTGAGAGTAGGTTGTAAGAAAAGAGGTGACATTAATAAGTGATCATGATCATCTCAAGGAGGAAGGCCAGGTCTCCTAAAAAAAGCAGGGGGAGGGACACAAGGAAGGGGACTTTCACACTTTATAACTTTTTTataattacagaaatgaaaatgtaaaggTAGGGGATTTATggatttttatacattatttgggctttcccagtggcccaatccacttgccaatgcaggagactcaagagacacgtgttcgatccctggtttaggaagatcccctggaataggaaatggcaacccactccaatattcttgcctggaaaattccatgggcagagaagtctggcaggctacagtccatgtggtcacaaagagtcggacacaactgagcctacacacactcacacacattatttaactacagttgatttataatattgtgttaatttaagGAATAcagtttcagagtcttttccatcatAGATTATTAGAAGATGCTGAATAACATTCCCGTGCTGAACAGTAaatcttgttgcttatctatgttatatatagtgatgtgtatctattaatcccaaatcCCTGATGtatcccctcccccacttcccctttGGTTACCATAAGTTATTTGCCATGtttgtgaatctctttctgttttgttgaagttcacctgtatcatttttttttaagatttcatatgtaagtgattttttatatttgtctttctctgcacCTTACTTGCTTcccttagtatgatgatctctaggtccatccatggtgctacaaatggcaatatttcatttaaagataCAAGATCTAAAGCAAACAGAAACTACCCTCTGTCATTTTGGTTACATGGGTGttaatttattattctttatgtgattttgttgttttgatcttaaggaaggaagggaaagtccTTGTCCTGCCTGAGTCAGCACTATCTAATGGTTAGTAGAAAGGAGTGTCAagcctgggggcaggggacacaagttAAGCATGGCCCACAGTTAGGGTCTGTACTTGAGTGTTTCTGTGTTAGACTGAGAGCCAGAAACGGCTATTCCAGGGCCAGGGACAAAGGGAGAAAAGgtgttactttttttccttttaataaccACATAATTTCATTCCcctattttacttttacttttattcacctaacattgttttgaaaatattttaaaatttgtttttaattggaatataattgctttcagtgttgtgttggtttctgccttacacaatgtgaatcagccataagtatacatatggcCCCTCCCTTGAAAACTTTTAAGCTAATACAAAGTTGAAGGAACAGTATAATGAACATGCTTCCATCCTTTACCCAGATTCAGTGGTTGTTAACATTTTGCAACATTCCTCTTAGTCAGAGTGAGAGTGTTACGGAAAGGAGTATGTGTGGGGTCCGTGTGGGGTCCGGCTCCTCTACGCCCagaagccaataaacaggccaggttggtgggaaggaaagtttgctttatctCAGACGCTGGCAGCTGGGAAGGGAGGCCAAACATCTGTCCAAAGGCAgactccccacccctccactggCAACCAGTGGGGCAAGAGCTGTTGTAGACAGAAGGAGAGGGCTGCAtgtagaaacagcacagtcaaccctgacagtcatcttcaaagtGGTCATTGATGGTCTGACCAgagtcatcttggttgttttaagtacagttactCTTCAGTTCCAGGATTCGTTGAGACCAGTTCTCAGAATCGTGGCAACTTATGTTGTGGGTGGTGTCCGGTCATCGTGTGGTTAACTTCTTCACCCTGGTGTTTTGGTATCTATAAGACGGCTCCCACAGTGtgactcagaatattatctatagcccctgagaaagaactaaaggttcTTGACTGTGCTtgatgactacattattattatttggtctcctttgactgttttcctttgcttctgcatttctCGTTTCTCCGATTAAACATATTCTCTGACTAAACTtattccacagacaaaaggcaggcagaggacacggTGGAGGGCAAGTTCTGTTTCAAGAGTGAAGACAGGATCCGACTTGCTGACTTGCAGGCGGGGTGGGTCCCAGTGTTTTCCGCACGCCGAATCACTAAGTGTACTTCAGGTCACTACCGAAGAAGCCCACCAGGGAAAATTACGGGTCTTAGTTGCATTACAGAGGTTGAACATCAGCCTGTTCCCTCCTGGTAGATGTTAGTTAGCTTTTGTTGGGTGAAAGAGTTGTGGTACAATAAGAGGCGGACTTCGAGGACTTCGATTTGGGAACCCCATACCTTTTAAATCAAAGTATATTAGACTCCTTGAGTGGGTCCATAGGTGCCTAGCCTAAGGCAGTTCATTTTACATCCTTGTGTCTTCTTTGTACCCAAGTACTCTTCACACCTTTGGGTTATACTTTTTATCCCCCAAAAATGCTGCAAGAGAATTGGGTTAGGCCTGAAGATAgaaaagaaaggttttttttttcttttttaaccactTTCACTTATTTAAAGAATCTTGAGATTAATTTGGGGCTGATTTTGTATTGGTATGTTGAATAGGTGTACTGAATGAAGATTGTAATGCAATAAGATGGATGCCAACCTGGCACTTAAATTCCATTCAGATTCCCAGGAGTAAAACTTACATATGAACCATCATTCTAGCATGGACTATCATTAGAGCTTAGTTGGGTGTAATAGAGACATACTGacatatatgttcttttcatGGAGAATCGTACAAACTTAATGCTGGAAGGGAAACCTTCTGGAATTTAACTAGTCAagtcattttacagatagaaagTAAATCCTGGACAGGTGCCACCCTCCTCCCAGGCACGCAGCCACGGGCAGAACTGGGGTTCAAACCCACTGCTCCAGACGCTTCCTTCAGGGCTGCTTTTCCCACGCCATGTGGACTTCACAAGCGCTGGGACCGGGGAGGCTCTTTGTTACTCCCACCAATGAGGCCATTCTAGGGGAATTTCTCCCAACTGCCAGCAGGTCAGGGGAGTTCCCTCCCACTGTACCGGAACAGGGAGACGTGTTCACGGTTGGAACTGAGGTTAAGATTTCCCATCATGAACAATGCTAAACAAGACTGCATTTCAACACCAGTAATGGCATCTGGGCATGTGTCTGACAACCAAAAAGAATGTAATGTAACAGTGTTTAAAATGAGCTCCCAGTTCTAAACCAATCTAATGGTTTTAGCTTAAATTACTAACTTATAAATAAATTGTTTGAAGCATACCAATTATGGCTGCATGTACCACAGTTAGAAAcatgaatagatttttttaaataaccagtATTGAAATGTCCTGATGGGTCTTTAATCAACATTCCGAATGTGCTAATGTGGCATTGCCTGTTTCATAGTTTCacgtgtttgttttgttttgttttgaatgaagaatagtgaaggagaaggaaatggcaacccactccagtattcttgcctggagaatcccatgaacagaggagcctggcgggctgcagtccatggggtcacaagagtttagcaactaaaccacagtgAGGAAAAGTTGCAGAAAGTATCAGTGAATGGACAATCTAAGCCCAGAATGCATTTTTATAATGGTGTATCTAAGATTTTTTATGTTATGGGCTACCCtcatggctcagtgataaagaactaccctcccagtgcaggagacgcaggttcgatctctgggtcgggaagatcccctggagaaggaaatggcaatccactccagtattcttgcctggagaatcccacagacagagaacctggcagtctgcagtccatagggttgaaaaagagctggacatgacttagtgactaaacaacaaacagcaacagcaatgtaAGTTAACTGAAAGATTAGTTTTATGTAATGGTggtgtaactttaaaaaaatacattgtggAACATAACAATAACAGAATAGTTATTTATTGAAATGAGTTCTTTGTCCTTAAATGGGAAAATGTGAAATTTTACAGGGAAGAATCCAACCGATGCGTACCTGGAAGCCATGATGAACGAGGCTCCAGGGCCCATCAACTTTACCATGTTCCTCACCATGTTTGGGGAGAAGCTGAACGGCACAGACCCAGAAGACGTCATCAGAAATGCTTTTGCCTGCTTTGATGAAGAAGCAACTGGTGAGCACTCTTTGTTATGCCCTGGCCTCATTCCAGACTGTGTAAAACGgtttttaagaaatgagaaagattagtaaaataattttttttaatgaataaagggAAACCATCATTTACAATAGGACAGTTGACCGAGAAGGGCCAAAACACAGGGATGTAGGTCATATAGCTACACAGAGTGTGGTGTTAACCTTTGAATTCGGTTCTGAGCATCCATGAAAGCCAGAAGAACTGGCCGGTAAATAGTATTTCTTAGACACTGAAAACTACGTCTTCAGACTTTAAATCTCACCAAATAGTATGGTTCACTAACTTGAACGATAAAACcttaggtttttttcccccttattatttaaaactgaaaaaaacctTATCCATTTTCTTACtcctttcattttcccctttgcttCTGCATTAACCCTCTGCTCAGCCACTCACATCTCCTCCTCAGATACACCTTGCatcctccttcctgcctccccatcTCAACCTTTTAAAACTGCACCATCCTTCATTTGGTCTTAGAAACACACTGCCCTTCTATCctatatctgttttatatatatatatggaatacaagggtttttttcctcctctggaaaATACTTGCTTCAAATTAATTTTGTAAGCATATGATCTACTAACTgagcttttaaaatgatttaatattaataaagaaCTCTAAAGACAATAGGAAAACATAATGATATGGTtatatattgctttatttttgttcatgTAAATGTGTATGTTAAGAAATACCTTGTAAGATTGACCAGATTGAGAACCAGATCATTAGAATGCTGGGCAGTGTTCACAACTCCCTTTTCTCTGCTGCCTTCCAGGCACCATTCAGGAGGATTACCTGAGAGAACTGCTGACCACAATGGGAGACCGGTTTACAGACGAGGAAGTGGACGAGCTGTACAGAGAAGCACCTATTGACAAAAAGGGGAATTTCAATTACATCGAGTTCACTCGAATCCTTAAGCATGGAGCGAAAGACAAAGATGACTGAAGGAACTTGAGCTAAAACTTTCCAGTTACTTTGTCTTACTCTATACTGTTTCCTAGacatttccccccaccccccataggCCTGTTGCATGCAACTTTGATTCAcagctttgccttttttttttttttggtgtatttATTCTAGACCTTCCTGCCACTTAGCACTTGTATAATCAGACTGCAAATGGGGATGAAGTTGTAAATTGTATTGAAAAAAGAGAttgcaaataaaaatcaacaaatgtgAAAGCCCAGGAAAATATATCCGGTATTTCTGGTTTTGctggatttttacatttttatataataaaaatgctattttgaaataaagatcATGCCGACTCAAATGGAATATAATGGAAAGTTGAATACCTAGTAGTTGGGGGTAGTCCTTTCTTTAGATTTTCAACTCATATAATTCAGATTTCACAGGAAACCTTTTTCACATACTTCAGacagtatttttaatataaattaacatCAATATACAGTAAAAACTAGTTATACCTTAGTTTCTTT encodes:
- the LOC102268971 gene encoding myosin regulatory light chain 12B, with the protein product MSSKKAKTKTKKRPQRATSNVFAMFDQSQIQEFKEAFNMIDQNRDGFIDKEDLHDMLASLGKNPTDAYLEAMMNEAPGPINFTMFLTMFGEKLNGTDPEDVIRNAFACFDEEATGTIQEDYLRELLTTMGDRFTDEEVDELYREAPIDKKGNFNYIEFTRILKHGAKDKDD